The following are from one region of the Arachis duranensis cultivar V14167 chromosome 10, aradu.V14167.gnm2.J7QH, whole genome shotgun sequence genome:
- the LOC107469232 gene encoding uncharacterized protein LOC107469232, translating into MEAETVLKLFDSCWFGIQDMKEQEPCSSSSHENTNHQTKEGISESEEPMLLRSQTIHTRSMSDQLDNRTCSMHDDSSSPEFEMLPSKLQTILSGKDITDTEQDERQAQVQVQLEGLPKKNNNNNKRRGRKKRRGSKSLSDLEFEELKGFMDLGFVFSEEDKDSSLASILPGLQRLGKKSVKNDDDDEDGDDDDEDEENCDKAAVPRPYLSEAWKVHKKKKENPLKNWKVPALNNENDIKDSIKLWAHTVASTVR; encoded by the coding sequence ATGGAAGCAGAGACAGTGTTGAAGCTCTTTGATTCTTGCTGGTTTGGGATTCAAGACATGAAGGAACAAGAACCTTGTTCATCAAGTTCTCATGAAAACACAAATCATCAAACCAAAGAAGGAATATCAGAATCAGAAGAACCGATGCTTTTGCGCAGCCAAACCATTCATACAAGGTCTATGAGCGACCAATTGGACAATAGGACATGCTCCATGCATGATGATTCTAGTTCGCCCGAGTTTGAGATGTTGCCATCAAAGCTTCAAACCATTCTTTCAGGAAAAGATATCACAGACACAGAACAAGATGAAAGGCAAGCACAGGTGCAAGTGCAACTTGAAGGGTTGCctaagaaaaacaacaacaacaacaaaagaagaggaaggaagaagagaaggggAAGCAAGAGTTTATCAGACCTTGAATTTGAGGAGCTTAAAGGGTTTATGGATCTTGGCTTTGTTTTCTCAGAGGAAGACAAAGATTCAAGCTTGGCTTCAATCCTTCCTGGTTTGCAAAGGTTAGGGAAGAAGAGTgtcaagaatgatgatgatgatgaggatggtgatgatgatgatgaagatgaggaGAATTGTGACAAGGCTGCAGTTCCAAGACCTTACCTTTCAGAAGCATGGAAGGtacataagaaaaagaaagagaaccCTTTGAAGAATTGGAAGGTTCCTGCTTTGaacaatgaaaatgacattaaAGATAGCATCAAGTTATGGGCTCACACTGTTGCTTCCACTGTCAGATGA